One Malus sylvestris chromosome 14, drMalSylv7.2, whole genome shotgun sequence DNA segment encodes these proteins:
- the LOC126598926 gene encoding GDSL esterase/lipase At1g74460-like yields the protein MKFTTLAAMMVAVAVFGLLIDGHDCKIVQFIFGDSLSDVGNNKYLSKSLAQASLPWYGIDMGNGLPNGRFSNGRTVADIIGDSMGLPRPPAFLDPSLNEDMILENGVNYASGGGGILNETGGYFIQRLSLYKQIELFQGTQTLIRSKIGEQAAEKFFQDARYVVALGSNDFINNYLMPVYSDSWSYNDQTFMEYLMGTLEKQLKLLHSLGARQLMVFGLGPMGCIPLQRVLSSSSACQDRTNKLALSFNKAGSKLMEDLSSQLPNASYRFGDAYDVVNNVISDPNKYGFSNADSPCCSFGRIRPALTCVPASVLCKDRSKYVFWDEYHPSDSANELIATELIKKFGFSRVGETDGPSPAPAIALSPEG from the exons ATGAAGTTCACAACGTTGGCAGCAATGATGGTGGCCGTGGCCGTCTTCGGCCTCCTCATCGATGGCCACGACTGCAAAATCGTGCAGTTTATATTCGGGGACTCCCTCTCTGACGTCGGAAACAACAAGTACTTGAGCAAGAGTCTCGCCCAAGCAAGCCTGCCTTGGTATGGCATTGATATGGGCAATGGACTGCCTAATGGAAGGTTCTCTAATGGCCGTACCGTTGCTGATATAATAG gtGATTCCATGGGGCTCCCACGGCCCCCGGCCTTTCTCGATCCGTCTTTAAACGAGGACATGATACTCGAAAACGGAGTGAACTACGCCTCTGGAGGTGGTGGGATTTTGAATGAAACCGGTGGCTACTTT ATTCAGAGGCTTTCGCTCTACAAGCAGATCGAGCTTTTTCAAGGAACACAAACACTTATCAGAAGCAAAATCGGTGAACAAGCAGCGGAGAAGTTCTTCCAAGACGCTCGTTATGTGGTTGCTTTAGGCAGCAACGACTTCATTAACAACTACTTGATGCCTGTTTACAGTGATTCGTGGAGTTACAACGATCAAACTTTCATGGAATACTTAATGGGAACTCTAGAGAAGCAACTTAAG CTGTTGCACAGCCTAGGGGCGAGGCAGCTGATGGTGTTCGGGCTAGGACCAATGGGTTGTATTCCACTTCAAAGGGTGCTAAGTTCATCTTCGGCTTGCCAAGATAGAACAAACAAACTAGCTCTCAGCTTCAACAAAGCTGGTAGCAAGCTTATGGAAGATTTGTCCAGCCAGCTTCCTAACGCGAGCTATCGATTTGGTGACGCGTATGATGTTGTCAACAACGTGATCAGCGATCCAAACAAATACG GATTCAGCAATGCGGACTCACCATGCTGCTCATTTGGAAGAATTCGACCGGCTTTGACGTGCGTCCCTGCATCAGTACTGTGCAAAGACAGAAGCAAATATGTGTTTTGGGACGAGTACCATCCATCGGACAGTGCAAACGAGCTTATTGCCACGGAACTCATAAAGAAATTCGGTTTCTCGCGCGTTGGTGAAACAGATGGTCCTTCCCCTGCACCTGCCATTGCTCTATCACCAGAGGGATAA
- the LOC126598935 gene encoding uncharacterized protein LOC126598935 isoform X3, translated as MVRLRLTGGTKTETTSRGEETGDQVDLIDLQAETKKYKIGDQTDGFAKVSIQSLHEENMKLIQLVSETKNANVVANTEILLKLLEDRTKCVENLVELEKIREASKALVKEDDRDVKEKPGIQKRDVKRKRPAEKKLQKKDGREEACSSRPALQPCGDEIVRAREEAYKKILPCPRCDSRNTTFDKFSRNNPSKPVHACKDYKRSWVARGNLGRG; from the exons atggttcGCCTGCGGTTAACTGGAGGGACAAAGACGGAGACAACCAGTCGTGGGGAAGAAACAGGCGACCAAGTTGATTTAATCGACTTACAAG CTGAGACTAAAAAGTATAAGATTGGGGATCAAACTGATGGCTTTGCTAAAGTCTCAATTCAAAGTTTACATGAG GAAAACATGAAGCTCATCCAACTTGTTTCCGAAACCAAAAATGCAAATGTTGTCGCT AACACCGAGATCTTGCTTAAACTCTTGGAAGACAGGAC TAAATGTGTGGAAAACCTTGTGGAGTTGGAAAAAATCAGAGAGGCGAGCAAGGCGCTTGTTAAGGAGGACGACAGG GACGTGAAGGAGAAGCCGGGAATTCAGAAGCGGGATGTAAAGAGGAAGAGGCCTGCTGAGAAGAAGCTTCAGAAGAAGGATGGGAGAGAGGAAGCTTGCTCCTCTAGACCTG CTTTGCAGCCTTGTGGTGATGAAATAGTCCGAGCCAGAGAGGAGGCATACAAGAAGATACTCCCCTGCCCTCGTTGTGATAGCAGGAACACAACATTTGACAAGTTCAGTCGTAACAATCCCAGTAAACCAGTACATGCATGCAAAGATTACAAAAGAAGCTGGGTTGCACGCGGGAACTTGGGAAGGGGCTAG
- the LOC126598935 gene encoding uncharacterized protein LOC126598935 isoform X1, which yields MVRLRLTGGTKTETTSRGEETGDQVDLIDLQGDSAQAETKKYKIGDQTDGFAKVSIQSLHEENMKLIQLVSETKNANVVANTEILLKLLEDRTKCVENLVELEKIREASKALVKEDDRDVKEKPGIQKRDVKRKRPAEKKLQKKDGREEACSSRPALQPCGDEIVRAREEAYKKILPCPRCDSRNTTFDKFSRNNPSKPVHACKDYKRSWVARGNLGRG from the exons atggttcGCCTGCGGTTAACTGGAGGGACAAAGACGGAGACAACCAGTCGTGGGGAAGAAACAGGCGACCAAGTTGATTTAATCGACTTACAAGGTGACAGTGCTCAAG CTGAGACTAAAAAGTATAAGATTGGGGATCAAACTGATGGCTTTGCTAAAGTCTCAATTCAAAGTTTACATGAG GAAAACATGAAGCTCATCCAACTTGTTTCCGAAACCAAAAATGCAAATGTTGTCGCT AACACCGAGATCTTGCTTAAACTCTTGGAAGACAGGAC TAAATGTGTGGAAAACCTTGTGGAGTTGGAAAAAATCAGAGAGGCGAGCAAGGCGCTTGTTAAGGAGGACGACAGG GACGTGAAGGAGAAGCCGGGAATTCAGAAGCGGGATGTAAAGAGGAAGAGGCCTGCTGAGAAGAAGCTTCAGAAGAAGGATGGGAGAGAGGAAGCTTGCTCCTCTAGACCTG CTTTGCAGCCTTGTGGTGATGAAATAGTCCGAGCCAGAGAGGAGGCATACAAGAAGATACTCCCCTGCCCTCGTTGTGATAGCAGGAACACAACATTTGACAAGTTCAGTCGTAACAATCCCAGTAAACCAGTACATGCATGCAAAGATTACAAAAGAAGCTGGGTTGCACGCGGGAACTTGGGAAGGGGCTAG
- the LOC126598935 gene encoding uncharacterized protein LOC126598935 isoform X2 — translation MVRLRLTGGTKTETTSRGEETGDQVDLIDLQGDSAQAETKKYKIGDQTDGFAKVSIQSLHEENMKLIQLVSETKNANNTEILLKLLEDRTKCVENLVELEKIREASKALVKEDDRDVKEKPGIQKRDVKRKRPAEKKLQKKDGREEACSSRPALQPCGDEIVRAREEAYKKILPCPRCDSRNTTFDKFSRNNPSKPVHACKDYKRSWVARGNLGRG, via the exons atggttcGCCTGCGGTTAACTGGAGGGACAAAGACGGAGACAACCAGTCGTGGGGAAGAAACAGGCGACCAAGTTGATTTAATCGACTTACAAGGTGACAGTGCTCAAG CTGAGACTAAAAAGTATAAGATTGGGGATCAAACTGATGGCTTTGCTAAAGTCTCAATTCAAAGTTTACATGAG GAAAACATGAAGCTCATCCAACTTGTTTCCGAAACCAAAAATGCAAAT AACACCGAGATCTTGCTTAAACTCTTGGAAGACAGGAC TAAATGTGTGGAAAACCTTGTGGAGTTGGAAAAAATCAGAGAGGCGAGCAAGGCGCTTGTTAAGGAGGACGACAGG GACGTGAAGGAGAAGCCGGGAATTCAGAAGCGGGATGTAAAGAGGAAGAGGCCTGCTGAGAAGAAGCTTCAGAAGAAGGATGGGAGAGAGGAAGCTTGCTCCTCTAGACCTG CTTTGCAGCCTTGTGGTGATGAAATAGTCCGAGCCAGAGAGGAGGCATACAAGAAGATACTCCCCTGCCCTCGTTGTGATAGCAGGAACACAACATTTGACAAGTTCAGTCGTAACAATCCCAGTAAACCAGTACATGCATGCAAAGATTACAAAAGAAGCTGGGTTGCACGCGGGAACTTGGGAAGGGGCTAG